The Labrus bergylta chromosome 15, fLabBer1.1, whole genome shotgun sequence genome includes a region encoding these proteins:
- the akap12b gene encoding A-kinase anchor protein 12b isoform X2, whose product MLGTITLTVGQPDGVSVAQKEEAPETMDIQDEVTPQVNGEKVEKEPSDANDISVVEEKAAEEKPDDANEVGFKKIFRFVGFKFTLKKDKSEEKEPVKLLTVKDKEDEEVSATEEPTKEEEAASNEEKSTTEEKEADTVASTTEAEVIEDAAASAEVAAAEATEEAAKEEGTEKDGEVSPPSQETTLSPFRKLFSGGLFSNLRKKSSIKKTKEEEEKEAAAEEETAKTEETAAAEENEEAEKVTKEEAPATPEEENAEPKAETAATPEEGKSETTPEAEAAVETHAPTSTDETKQEDEKAEPSAEEEKVPAEVISEAELLSSQEKVKTQGSPLKKLFTGAGLKKLSTKKQKAKKETETKLTESGEQAAEHLQSSTESAETPKAESGPSSPEESGEHVMAVEVTQIESSQETDGEVASDGEKKKEGIIAWSSFKKLVTPKKRVKRSSESDDETTAEKPAKSATLSSSESAPLADKSVEEETKEEKPTEEEPKTENTEKLVSSTEEPKRKMDTSVSWEALMCMGGPKKRTRRTSDSDDEETKIEEEIPAAASATEAEQEGKTESAVVFSQSTEHEAEVVSSPEPLSNPPDRESAWDTLKRMVMPKNRTKAEEKTEEGTEQVQSDGEAPKDESSFSLKKFLPGRRKKKAEKQASTDQGTGDEDSDTPAVVPLSEYEEAEQEVRPETAAVQSKVSTEDRSPSWIPAMVEDNIDKHDELSDIPEEAENAATPKSVDTDIAEDETEDEAAFAAAAPALSRRRLSTAEMKPIAQAPAAETTPVPKGPKPEHTAEVLESMEVQVSEIPAKTSVTVEDIPIEVVSVKTEYEPPTEKAESKTNTILEPHAQEEAIAICTGLGTSEIASVALEKPAVTIIEPLAVALAVLDTEVSKEEKPLSTEEATVTEDEVLIAQVHQVDTTVLEPVVENVVSEVNNIQGAVESMEPEIEKIGIVHTNLEESEVVQPATVSENSPKTVIVHPITATSETAICTQSVAVTEPTIEIKEEKMDDTEVNTPDAVQKVTEEISLDIAKVTDAAVLEVAPSDEAVITETVVLSVSPIVEADQVETLEPVGVEPIQVQETEEATVVDTVVAEINGVIEQASETIEDIQKDSEIEAQSKVIAEAVIQEAMDKVSEVNTEPEKPATPTTIAPAQAVATTEIEITTETPVITNTPVAVVCEKPAPKSPQPLRVAMEVIDTIPVEIAASLDASEEEEEEEKKPEEGLKKAVEVNVSEETVIVEEVVEIKAESQTCEELEQAEEQSKDDTEDKEPAEEVKPETEEPKAEAPSEESNEKVLEVHMPVQVVLQTAQVIEDPLVNEEAVVEFDSNGPATEDTSMKPESLELENKLSTLSEEPVGTASEEDSAPSQDTEATASQPETEKTPSTASVKCAEVMAQVIEVIEEAVKEIEPVSTEITAAS is encoded by the exons ATGCTTGGGACAATAACTCTAACAG ttGGCCAGCCAGATGGTGTGTCTGTGGCTCAGAAAGAAGAGGCTCCTGAGACTATGGACATCCAGGATGAAGTGACTCCCCAAGTGAATGGTGAGAAAGTGGAGAAAGAGCCCTCTGACGCCAATGACATCTCCGTGGTTGAGGAGAAAGCAGCCGAGGAGAAACCTGATGACGCAAATGAAGTTGGCTTCAAGAAAATCTTTCGTTTTGTGGGCTTCAAGTTCACACTGAAGAAGGACAAAAGTGAGGAGAAAGAGCCTGTTAAGCTGCTGACGGTCAAAGATaaagaggacgaggaggttAGTGCAACTGAAGAACCtacaaaggaggaggaggctgccTCTAATGAGGAGAAAAGCACAACAGAAGAGAAGGAAGCTGATACAGTGGCATCTACCACTGAGGCTGAGGTGATTGAAGATGCTGCTGCTTCAGCTGAagttgctgctgctgaggcgactgaagAAGCTGCAAAAGAGGAAGGAACTGAGAAGGACGGAGAGGTTTCTCCACCATCCCAGGAGACCACTCTGTCACCCTTCAGAAAGCTCTTCAGTGGAGGTCTCTTCTCTAACCTGAGAAAGAAATCGAGCATCAAGAAAactaaagaggaggaagaaaaagaggcagctgcagaggaggagacagctAAAACTGAAGAGACTGCTGCTGCAGAAGAAAATGAGGAGGCAGAGAAAGTAACAAAGGAGGAGGCACCAGCCACTCCCGAAGAAGAAAATGCAGAGCCCAAAGCGGAGACAGCAGCCACTCCAGAGGAGGGAAAATCAGAGACTACACCAGAGGCCGAGGCTGCTGTTGAAACCCATGCTCCAACTTCTACTGATGAGACCAAACAAGAAGATGAAAAGGCTGAGCCAAGTGCAGAAGAGGAGAAGGTGCCAGCAGAGGTGATATCTGAGGCGGAGCTACTGTCCTCTCAGGAGAAGGTAAAGACTCAGGGAAGCCCTCTGAAGAAGCTCTTCACTGGAGCTGGCCTGAAGAAGCTCTCAACTAAGAAACAGAAGGCCAAGAAAGAAACCGAGACCAAGCTCACTGAGTCTGGGGAGCAGGCGGCAGAGCATCTTCAATCCTCCACAGAGTCAGCAGAGACTCCAAAAGCTGAGAGTGGGCCCTCATCTCCTGAGGAGTCTGGAGAGCATGTCATGGCGGTTGAGGTGACCCAGATTGAGTCAAGCCAAGAGACGGATGGTGAAGTTGCATCtgatggagagaagaaaaaggagggaaTCATTGCCTGGTCCTCCTTCAAGAAGCTTGTAACACCCAAAAAGCGTGTGAAAAGATCTTCTGAGAGTGACGATGAAACCACAGCTGAGAAACCAGCAAAGTCAGCCACTCTGTCCTCCTCTGAGAGTGCTCCTTTGGCAGACAAGAGTGTTGAAGAGGAGACCAAGGAGGAAAAGCCAACTGAAGAAGAGCCAAAgactgaaaacacagagaaactggTCAGCAGCACCGAGGAGCCCAAAAGGAAAATGGACACCTCTGTCTCCTGGGAGGCTCTTATGTGTATGGGCGGACCCAAAAAGAGAACTAGGAGGACCTCTGACTCTGACGATGAGGAGACCAAGATTGAAGAAGAAAtaccagcagcagcttcagcaaCCGAAGCTGAACAGGAAGGCAAAACTGAGTCTGCTGTTGTGTTCTCACAAAGCACAGAGCATGAAGCAGAAGTTGTTTCCTCCCCTGAGCCTTTAAGCAACCCCCCTGATAGAGAGTCAGCCTGGGACACATTGAAACGCATGGTTATGCCCAAGAACAGGACCAAAGCTGAAGAAAAGACAGAGGAAGGCACAGAGCAAGTCCAGTCAGACGGTGAAGCACCCAAAGATGAATCCTCTTTCTCTTTGAAGAAGTTCTTGCCTGGTCGCAGAAAGAAGAAGGCTGAAAAACAGGCCTCCACCGACCAGGGCACAGGTGATGAGGACTCTGACACCCCAGCTGTGGTTCCCCTCTCAGAGTACGAAGAAGCTGAACAGGAAGTACGTCCAGAGACAGCTGCAGTCCAGAGTAAAGTATCTACTGAAGATCGATCTCCATCATGGATCCCGGCCATGGTCGAAGACAATATTGACAAACATGATGAGCTGAGTGACATCCCAGAGGAGGCTGAGAATGCTGCCACACCAAAGTCTGTTGACACTGACATTGCAGAGGATGAAACTGAGGATGAGGCAGCCTTTGCCGCTGCTGCTCCAGCTCTTTCACGGCGCAGACTGTCCACAGCTGAGATGAAGCCAATCGCCCAAGCTCCAGCTGCAGAAACTACTCCTGTTCCAAAAGGACCCAAGCCAGAACACACAGCAGAGGTTTTGGAGAGCATGGAGGTCCAAGTCAGTGAAATCCCTGCCAAGACATCTGTGACGGTTGAAGATATACCAATTGAGGTCGTTTCTGTGAAAACAGAGTATGAACCACCAACTGAAAAGGCAGAGTCAAAGACCAATACCATCCTGGAGCCACATGCTCAAGAAGAGGCCATTGCTATATGCACTGGTCTAGGAACCAGTGAGATTGCCAGTGTTGCCCTGGAGAAACCTGCTGTAACAATCATTGAGCCTTTGGCTGTGGCTTTGGCTGTCCTGGACACAGAGGTGTCCAAGGAAGAGAAGCCACTGAGTACAGAAGAAGCCACTGTCACAGAAGATGAAGTGCTTATTGCCCAAGTGCACCAAGTAGACACCACTGTGCTGGAGCCTGTTGTGGAAAATGTAGTGAGTGAAGTCAACAATATTCAAGGAGCTGTTGAGAGCATGGAACCTGAAATTGAGAAGATTGGAATTGTTCACACTAATCTTGAGGAATCTGAGGTGGTTCAGCCTGCCACTGTAAGCGAGAATTCTCCCAAAACAGTTATTGTCCACCCCATAACGGCAACATCTGAAACAGCCATTTGCACCCAAAGTGTAGCAGTCACTGAGCCAACTATAGAAATCAAGGAGGAGAAGATGGATGACACTGAGGTGAATACCCCGGACGCAGTCCAGAAGGTGACTGAAGAGATATCCCTGGACATTGCAAAGGTGACTGATGCTGCTGTCCTTGAAGTTGCACCAAGCGACGAGGCTGTTATCACTGAGACAGTGGTCCTTTCGGTCTCACCCATTGTGGAGGCTGACCAGGTGGAAACATTAGAGCCAGTTGGTGTTGAACCAATCCAGGTGCAGGAAACAGAGGAGGCTACAGTCGTAGATACTGTGGTAGCAGAGATTAATGGAGTCATTGAGCAGGCCAGCGAGACAATTGAGGATATCCAGAAAGACAGTGAAATTGAAGCTCAGAGCAAGGTCATTGCTGAGGCTGTTATCCAGGAAGCCATGGATAAAGTTTCAGAAGTCAACACTGAACCTGAAAAGCCTGCCACCCCAACAACCATTGCACCAGCCCAGGCTGTTGCAACAACAGAGATTGAGATCACAACCGAGACACCTGTCATAACCAATACccctgttgctgttgtctgtgAGAAACCAGCACCAAAGTCACCTCAGCCCCTTCGTGTTGCCATGGAAGTTATCGACACAATCCCAGTGGAAATTGCAGCGAGCCTTGATGcctctgaagaagaagaagaagaagaaaagaaaccagAAGAAGGATTGAAGAAAGCTGTGGAGGTAAATGTAAGTGAAGAAACCGTCATTGTGGAAGAAGTTGTAGAGATAAAAGCAGAAAGTCAGACGTGTGAAGAACTTGAACAGGCTGAGGAACAGAGCAAGGATGACACAGAAGATAAGGAACCAGCTGAGGAAGTGAAACCAGAAACAGAGGAACCAAAGGCAGAAGCCCCTTCAGAGGAAAGCAATGAGAAAGTGCTTGAGGTCCACATGCCAGTCCAAGTAGTTCTGCAGACAGCTCAGGTGATAGAGGACCCATTAGTGAACGAAGAGGCTGTGGTCGAGTTTGACAGCAATGGTCCTGCCACTGAAGAcaccagcatgaaacctgaGAGCCTGGAACTTGAAAACAAACTCTCAACGCTATCAGAAGAACCAGTGGGGACAGCTTCAGAAGAGGATTCGGCTCCCAGCCAAGATACAGAAGCAACAGCCAGCcagccagagacagagaaaacacCATCCACAGCGTCCGTGAAGTGCGCAGAAGTGATGGCACAAGTGATTGAGGTGATTGAGGAGGCTGTGAAAGAGATCGAGCCTGTGTCAACAGAGATCACAGCAGCATCATGA
- the akap12b gene encoding A-kinase anchor protein 12b isoform X1: MGAESSVQRDGKSQEDASASASAGELSAEVNVIQEASSVLDSKPLQKNGQISSMSSLNGHSEDNTLAEVGQPDGVSVAQKEEAPETMDIQDEVTPQVNGEKVEKEPSDANDISVVEEKAAEEKPDDANEVGFKKIFRFVGFKFTLKKDKSEEKEPVKLLTVKDKEDEEVSATEEPTKEEEAASNEEKSTTEEKEADTVASTTEAEVIEDAAASAEVAAAEATEEAAKEEGTEKDGEVSPPSQETTLSPFRKLFSGGLFSNLRKKSSIKKTKEEEEKEAAAEEETAKTEETAAAEENEEAEKVTKEEAPATPEEENAEPKAETAATPEEGKSETTPEAEAAVETHAPTSTDETKQEDEKAEPSAEEEKVPAEVISEAELLSSQEKVKTQGSPLKKLFTGAGLKKLSTKKQKAKKETETKLTESGEQAAEHLQSSTESAETPKAESGPSSPEESGEHVMAVEVTQIESSQETDGEVASDGEKKKEGIIAWSSFKKLVTPKKRVKRSSESDDETTAEKPAKSATLSSSESAPLADKSVEEETKEEKPTEEEPKTENTEKLVSSTEEPKRKMDTSVSWEALMCMGGPKKRTRRTSDSDDEETKIEEEIPAAASATEAEQEGKTESAVVFSQSTEHEAEVVSSPEPLSNPPDRESAWDTLKRMVMPKNRTKAEEKTEEGTEQVQSDGEAPKDESSFSLKKFLPGRRKKKAEKQASTDQGTGDEDSDTPAVVPLSEYEEAEQEVRPETAAVQSKVSTEDRSPSWIPAMVEDNIDKHDELSDIPEEAENAATPKSVDTDIAEDETEDEAAFAAAAPALSRRRLSTAEMKPIAQAPAAETTPVPKGPKPEHTAEVLESMEVQVSEIPAKTSVTVEDIPIEVVSVKTEYEPPTEKAESKTNTILEPHAQEEAIAICTGLGTSEIASVALEKPAVTIIEPLAVALAVLDTEVSKEEKPLSTEEATVTEDEVLIAQVHQVDTTVLEPVVENVVSEVNNIQGAVESMEPEIEKIGIVHTNLEESEVVQPATVSENSPKTVIVHPITATSETAICTQSVAVTEPTIEIKEEKMDDTEVNTPDAVQKVTEEISLDIAKVTDAAVLEVAPSDEAVITETVVLSVSPIVEADQVETLEPVGVEPIQVQETEEATVVDTVVAEINGVIEQASETIEDIQKDSEIEAQSKVIAEAVIQEAMDKVSEVNTEPEKPATPTTIAPAQAVATTEIEITTETPVITNTPVAVVCEKPAPKSPQPLRVAMEVIDTIPVEIAASLDASEEEEEEEKKPEEGLKKAVEVNVSEETVIVEEVVEIKAESQTCEELEQAEEQSKDDTEDKEPAEEVKPETEEPKAEAPSEESNEKVLEVHMPVQVVLQTAQVIEDPLVNEEAVVEFDSNGPATEDTSMKPESLELENKLSTLSEEPVGTASEEDSAPSQDTEATASQPETEKTPSTASVKCAEVMAQVIEVIEEAVKEIEPVSTEITAAS, from the coding sequence ttGGCCAGCCAGATGGTGTGTCTGTGGCTCAGAAAGAAGAGGCTCCTGAGACTATGGACATCCAGGATGAAGTGACTCCCCAAGTGAATGGTGAGAAAGTGGAGAAAGAGCCCTCTGACGCCAATGACATCTCCGTGGTTGAGGAGAAAGCAGCCGAGGAGAAACCTGATGACGCAAATGAAGTTGGCTTCAAGAAAATCTTTCGTTTTGTGGGCTTCAAGTTCACACTGAAGAAGGACAAAAGTGAGGAGAAAGAGCCTGTTAAGCTGCTGACGGTCAAAGATaaagaggacgaggaggttAGTGCAACTGAAGAACCtacaaaggaggaggaggctgccTCTAATGAGGAGAAAAGCACAACAGAAGAGAAGGAAGCTGATACAGTGGCATCTACCACTGAGGCTGAGGTGATTGAAGATGCTGCTGCTTCAGCTGAagttgctgctgctgaggcgactgaagAAGCTGCAAAAGAGGAAGGAACTGAGAAGGACGGAGAGGTTTCTCCACCATCCCAGGAGACCACTCTGTCACCCTTCAGAAAGCTCTTCAGTGGAGGTCTCTTCTCTAACCTGAGAAAGAAATCGAGCATCAAGAAAactaaagaggaggaagaaaaagaggcagctgcagaggaggagacagctAAAACTGAAGAGACTGCTGCTGCAGAAGAAAATGAGGAGGCAGAGAAAGTAACAAAGGAGGAGGCACCAGCCACTCCCGAAGAAGAAAATGCAGAGCCCAAAGCGGAGACAGCAGCCACTCCAGAGGAGGGAAAATCAGAGACTACACCAGAGGCCGAGGCTGCTGTTGAAACCCATGCTCCAACTTCTACTGATGAGACCAAACAAGAAGATGAAAAGGCTGAGCCAAGTGCAGAAGAGGAGAAGGTGCCAGCAGAGGTGATATCTGAGGCGGAGCTACTGTCCTCTCAGGAGAAGGTAAAGACTCAGGGAAGCCCTCTGAAGAAGCTCTTCACTGGAGCTGGCCTGAAGAAGCTCTCAACTAAGAAACAGAAGGCCAAGAAAGAAACCGAGACCAAGCTCACTGAGTCTGGGGAGCAGGCGGCAGAGCATCTTCAATCCTCCACAGAGTCAGCAGAGACTCCAAAAGCTGAGAGTGGGCCCTCATCTCCTGAGGAGTCTGGAGAGCATGTCATGGCGGTTGAGGTGACCCAGATTGAGTCAAGCCAAGAGACGGATGGTGAAGTTGCATCtgatggagagaagaaaaaggagggaaTCATTGCCTGGTCCTCCTTCAAGAAGCTTGTAACACCCAAAAAGCGTGTGAAAAGATCTTCTGAGAGTGACGATGAAACCACAGCTGAGAAACCAGCAAAGTCAGCCACTCTGTCCTCCTCTGAGAGTGCTCCTTTGGCAGACAAGAGTGTTGAAGAGGAGACCAAGGAGGAAAAGCCAACTGAAGAAGAGCCAAAgactgaaaacacagagaaactggTCAGCAGCACCGAGGAGCCCAAAAGGAAAATGGACACCTCTGTCTCCTGGGAGGCTCTTATGTGTATGGGCGGACCCAAAAAGAGAACTAGGAGGACCTCTGACTCTGACGATGAGGAGACCAAGATTGAAGAAGAAAtaccagcagcagcttcagcaaCCGAAGCTGAACAGGAAGGCAAAACTGAGTCTGCTGTTGTGTTCTCACAAAGCACAGAGCATGAAGCAGAAGTTGTTTCCTCCCCTGAGCCTTTAAGCAACCCCCCTGATAGAGAGTCAGCCTGGGACACATTGAAACGCATGGTTATGCCCAAGAACAGGACCAAAGCTGAAGAAAAGACAGAGGAAGGCACAGAGCAAGTCCAGTCAGACGGTGAAGCACCCAAAGATGAATCCTCTTTCTCTTTGAAGAAGTTCTTGCCTGGTCGCAGAAAGAAGAAGGCTGAAAAACAGGCCTCCACCGACCAGGGCACAGGTGATGAGGACTCTGACACCCCAGCTGTGGTTCCCCTCTCAGAGTACGAAGAAGCTGAACAGGAAGTACGTCCAGAGACAGCTGCAGTCCAGAGTAAAGTATCTACTGAAGATCGATCTCCATCATGGATCCCGGCCATGGTCGAAGACAATATTGACAAACATGATGAGCTGAGTGACATCCCAGAGGAGGCTGAGAATGCTGCCACACCAAAGTCTGTTGACACTGACATTGCAGAGGATGAAACTGAGGATGAGGCAGCCTTTGCCGCTGCTGCTCCAGCTCTTTCACGGCGCAGACTGTCCACAGCTGAGATGAAGCCAATCGCCCAAGCTCCAGCTGCAGAAACTACTCCTGTTCCAAAAGGACCCAAGCCAGAACACACAGCAGAGGTTTTGGAGAGCATGGAGGTCCAAGTCAGTGAAATCCCTGCCAAGACATCTGTGACGGTTGAAGATATACCAATTGAGGTCGTTTCTGTGAAAACAGAGTATGAACCACCAACTGAAAAGGCAGAGTCAAAGACCAATACCATCCTGGAGCCACATGCTCAAGAAGAGGCCATTGCTATATGCACTGGTCTAGGAACCAGTGAGATTGCCAGTGTTGCCCTGGAGAAACCTGCTGTAACAATCATTGAGCCTTTGGCTGTGGCTTTGGCTGTCCTGGACACAGAGGTGTCCAAGGAAGAGAAGCCACTGAGTACAGAAGAAGCCACTGTCACAGAAGATGAAGTGCTTATTGCCCAAGTGCACCAAGTAGACACCACTGTGCTGGAGCCTGTTGTGGAAAATGTAGTGAGTGAAGTCAACAATATTCAAGGAGCTGTTGAGAGCATGGAACCTGAAATTGAGAAGATTGGAATTGTTCACACTAATCTTGAGGAATCTGAGGTGGTTCAGCCTGCCACTGTAAGCGAGAATTCTCCCAAAACAGTTATTGTCCACCCCATAACGGCAACATCTGAAACAGCCATTTGCACCCAAAGTGTAGCAGTCACTGAGCCAACTATAGAAATCAAGGAGGAGAAGATGGATGACACTGAGGTGAATACCCCGGACGCAGTCCAGAAGGTGACTGAAGAGATATCCCTGGACATTGCAAAGGTGACTGATGCTGCTGTCCTTGAAGTTGCACCAAGCGACGAGGCTGTTATCACTGAGACAGTGGTCCTTTCGGTCTCACCCATTGTGGAGGCTGACCAGGTGGAAACATTAGAGCCAGTTGGTGTTGAACCAATCCAGGTGCAGGAAACAGAGGAGGCTACAGTCGTAGATACTGTGGTAGCAGAGATTAATGGAGTCATTGAGCAGGCCAGCGAGACAATTGAGGATATCCAGAAAGACAGTGAAATTGAAGCTCAGAGCAAGGTCATTGCTGAGGCTGTTATCCAGGAAGCCATGGATAAAGTTTCAGAAGTCAACACTGAACCTGAAAAGCCTGCCACCCCAACAACCATTGCACCAGCCCAGGCTGTTGCAACAACAGAGATTGAGATCACAACCGAGACACCTGTCATAACCAATACccctgttgctgttgtctgtgAGAAACCAGCACCAAAGTCACCTCAGCCCCTTCGTGTTGCCATGGAAGTTATCGACACAATCCCAGTGGAAATTGCAGCGAGCCTTGATGcctctgaagaagaagaagaagaagaaaagaaaccagAAGAAGGATTGAAGAAAGCTGTGGAGGTAAATGTAAGTGAAGAAACCGTCATTGTGGAAGAAGTTGTAGAGATAAAAGCAGAAAGTCAGACGTGTGAAGAACTTGAACAGGCTGAGGAACAGAGCAAGGATGACACAGAAGATAAGGAACCAGCTGAGGAAGTGAAACCAGAAACAGAGGAACCAAAGGCAGAAGCCCCTTCAGAGGAAAGCAATGAGAAAGTGCTTGAGGTCCACATGCCAGTCCAAGTAGTTCTGCAGACAGCTCAGGTGATAGAGGACCCATTAGTGAACGAAGAGGCTGTGGTCGAGTTTGACAGCAATGGTCCTGCCACTGAAGAcaccagcatgaaacctgaGAGCCTGGAACTTGAAAACAAACTCTCAACGCTATCAGAAGAACCAGTGGGGACAGCTTCAGAAGAGGATTCGGCTCCCAGCCAAGATACAGAAGCAACAGCCAGCcagccagagacagagaaaacacCATCCACAGCGTCCGTGAAGTGCGCAGAAGTGATGGCACAAGTGATTGAGGTGATTGAGGAGGCTGTGAAAGAGATCGAGCCTGTGTCAACAGAGATCACAGCAGCATCATGA